A DNA window from Thiopseudomonas alkaliphila contains the following coding sequences:
- the fadA gene encoding acetyl-CoA C-acyltransferase FadA, whose product MSLNPRDAVIVDFGRTPMGRSKGGMHRNTRAEDLSAHVIRELLNRNEKINPAEVEDVIWGCVNQTLEQGWNIARMASLMTQIPHTSSAQTVSRLCGSSMSALHTAVQAIQTGNGDVFVIGGVEHMGHVGMMHGVDPNPHMSLHAAKASGMMGLTAEMLGKMHGITREQQDAFGERSHRLAQKATVEGKFKDEILPMEGYDENGFLKVFDYDETIRPETTLESLAALRPAFDPKNGTVTAGTSSQITDGASGMIVMSWQRAKDLGIEPMAVVRGMAVAGVDPAIMGYGPVPSTKKALKRAGLSIEDIDFWELNEAFAAQSLPVLKDLKLLNVMEEKVNLHGGAIALGHPFGCSGARISGTLLNVMKQNDGKLGIATMCIGLGQGITTIFERV is encoded by the coding sequence ATGAGCTTAAATCCAAGAGATGCAGTCATTGTTGACTTTGGCCGTACCCCAATGGGTCGTTCCAAAGGCGGCATGCACCGTAACACTCGTGCTGAAGATTTATCAGCACACGTAATTCGTGAATTGTTGAATCGCAACGAAAAAATTAACCCCGCAGAAGTTGAAGATGTAATCTGGGGCTGCGTTAACCAAACCCTAGAGCAGGGCTGGAACATTGCGCGTATGGCGTCGTTAATGACGCAAATCCCGCACACCAGCTCGGCACAAACCGTTAGCCGTTTATGTGGATCGTCCATGAGCGCACTGCACACCGCAGTTCAAGCAATTCAAACCGGTAACGGTGATGTATTTGTGATCGGTGGTGTTGAGCACATGGGCCACGTTGGCATGATGCACGGTGTGGACCCAAACCCACATATGTCGCTGCACGCCGCTAAAGCCTCAGGCATGATGGGCTTAACCGCGGAAATGCTCGGTAAAATGCACGGCATTACCCGTGAGCAGCAAGATGCCTTTGGTGAGCGTTCACACCGTTTAGCGCAAAAAGCGACAGTTGAAGGTAAGTTCAAAGACGAAATTCTGCCAATGGAAGGCTACGACGAGAACGGTTTCTTAAAAGTATTTGATTACGATGAAACTATTCGTCCAGAAACTACGCTTGAGAGCTTAGCCGCACTGCGCCCTGCGTTTGATCCAAAGAACGGTACAGTAACTGCAGGTACTTCTTCGCAGATCACTGACGGTGCTTCAGGCATGATCGTGATGTCATGGCAACGTGCTAAAGACCTAGGCATTGAGCCAATGGCGGTGGTGCGTGGCATGGCGGTAGCAGGTGTTGATCCAGCAATCATGGGTTACGGCCCAGTGCCTTCAACTAAGAAAGCGCTGAAGCGTGCTGGCTTAAGCATTGAAGACATTGATTTCTGGGAGCTCAACGAAGCCTTTGCGGCGCAGTCGTTGCCAGTACTGAAAGATCTGAAATTACTCAATGTAATGGAAGAGAAGGTTAACTTGCACGGTGGTGCGATCGCTTTAGGTCACCCATTTGGTTGCTCGGGAGCACGTATCTCCGGAACCTTACTCAACGTGATGAAGCAAAATGATGGTAAGTTAGGTATCGCGACTATGTGTATTGGTCTCGGCCAAGGCATCACGACCATTTTTGAGCGTGTGTAA
- the fadB gene encoding fatty acid oxidation complex subunit alpha FadB yields the protein MIYEGKAITVKALEDGIVELKFDLNGESVNKFNRQTLEELQAATSAIAADSSVKGVLVSSGKDVFIVGADITEFADNFNRSEEELAQFTLEANQIFNAFEDLAVPTAVAINGIALGGGLEMCMAADYRVLADGAKVGLPEVKLGIYPGFGGTVRMPRLIGADNAIEWIAAGKEGRAEEALKVGLVDVVVSQDQLKPAALDLLKRAIAGELDYKAKRQPKLEKLKLNAIEQMMAFETAKGFVAGKAGPNYPAPVEAIKTMQKAANMGRDKALEVEAKGFAKLAKTSVAASLVGLFLNDQALKHKAKEYDKLASDVKMSAVLGAGIMGGGIAYQSALKGTPILMKDINEAGIETGLEEAAKLFAKRVERKRLTPLKMAEALNRIRPTLSYGDFNTVDLVVEAVVENPKVKHAVLAEVEQNVSENTILASNTSTISINLLAKALKRPENFVGMHFFNPVHMMPLVEVIRGEHSSEEAVATTVAYAKKMGKNPIVVNDCPGFLVNRVLFPYFGGFAKLVSAGVDFVRIDKIMERFGWPMGPAYLMDVVGIDTGHHGRDVMAEGFPDRMKDERRSAVDALYEADRLGQKNGKGFYAYETDKRGKPKKVVDESIKDVLAPIVYENLELTDEDIINWMMIPLCLETVRCLEDGIVETAAEADMGLIYGIGFPPFRGGALRYIDSIGVAEFVALADKYADLGPLYHPTEKLREMAKNGQKFFG from the coding sequence ATGATTTACGAAGGTAAAGCCATCACGGTTAAGGCACTTGAAGATGGCATCGTTGAGTTAAAATTTGACCTCAATGGTGAGTCCGTAAACAAGTTTAACCGTCAAACTTTAGAAGAATTACAAGCAGCCACTAGCGCCATCGCGGCTGATAGTTCGGTTAAAGGTGTATTAGTTAGCAGTGGTAAAGACGTATTTATTGTTGGTGCTGACATTACCGAGTTTGCCGATAACTTTAACCGCAGCGAAGAAGAGCTGGCTCAGTTCACTCTAGAAGCCAACCAAATCTTTAATGCCTTTGAAGACTTAGCTGTACCTACCGCAGTTGCCATTAATGGTATTGCCTTAGGCGGTGGTCTAGAAATGTGTATGGCGGCTGATTACCGCGTACTGGCTGATGGCGCCAAAGTCGGCTTGCCAGAAGTTAAGTTAGGTATCTACCCAGGCTTCGGTGGAACTGTGCGTATGCCGCGCCTAATTGGTGCTGATAACGCCATTGAGTGGATCGCAGCCGGTAAAGAAGGCCGTGCTGAAGAAGCGCTGAAAGTTGGTTTAGTTGATGTGGTCGTGAGCCAGGATCAGTTAAAGCCAGCTGCTTTAGACTTACTTAAGCGTGCTATTGCAGGCGAGCTAGACTATAAAGCTAAGCGTCAGCCGAAGTTAGAAAAGCTAAAATTAAATGCCATTGAGCAAATGATGGCGTTTGAAACCGCTAAAGGTTTTGTGGCTGGTAAAGCAGGCCCCAACTACCCAGCGCCAGTTGAAGCGATTAAAACCATGCAAAAAGCGGCCAACATGGGCCGTGATAAAGCATTAGAAGTAGAAGCTAAAGGCTTTGCTAAATTAGCTAAAACCTCAGTAGCGGCTAGCTTAGTGGGTCTGTTCCTTAATGATCAGGCACTTAAGCACAAAGCGAAAGAGTACGACAAACTAGCATCCGACGTAAAAATGTCTGCAGTTTTAGGTGCTGGCATCATGGGTGGCGGTATTGCTTACCAGTCAGCCCTCAAAGGTACCCCAATTTTGATGAAAGACATCAATGAAGCGGGTATCGAAACCGGTCTAGAAGAAGCCGCTAAGTTATTTGCTAAGCGTGTTGAGCGTAAGCGCTTAACTCCACTGAAAATGGCTGAGGCATTAAATCGTATTCGCCCAACCTTATCCTACGGTGACTTTAATACTGTGGATCTGGTGGTTGAAGCAGTAGTTGAAAACCCGAAAGTTAAGCACGCAGTGCTGGCAGAAGTTGAGCAAAATGTTAGCGAGAACACTATTCTGGCTTCTAACACCTCAACAATCTCAATTAACCTGCTGGCAAAAGCGCTGAAGCGCCCAGAAAACTTTGTCGGTATGCACTTCTTTAACCCAGTGCACATGATGCCATTGGTTGAAGTGATTCGTGGTGAGCACTCCTCAGAAGAAGCGGTAGCAACGACAGTAGCTTACGCTAAGAAAATGGGTAAAAACCCAATCGTGGTTAATGACTGCCCAGGCTTCTTAGTTAACCGCGTACTCTTCCCTTACTTTGGTGGTTTCGCCAAGTTAGTCAGCGCTGGTGTAGATTTTGTCCGCATCGATAAAATCATGGAGCGTTTTGGCTGGCCTATGGGGCCTGCGTACCTGATGGACGTAGTGGGAATTGATACCGGTCACCATGGCCGTGACGTAATGGCTGAAGGTTTCCCAGATCGTATGAAGGACGAGCGTCGTTCAGCGGTTGATGCCTTATACGAAGCTGATCGTTTAGGTCAGAAAAACGGTAAAGGTTTCTACGCTTACGAAACGGATAAGCGTGGCAAGCCGAAAAAGGTGGTGGATGAGTCGATTAAAGACGTATTAGCCCCAATTGTTTACGAAAACCTAGAGCTAACCGACGAAGACATCATTAACTGGATGATGATTCCTCTGTGCTTAGAAACCGTACGCTGCCTAGAAGATGGCATTGTTGAAACCGCAGCTGAAGCCGATATGGGCTTGATCTACGGTATTGGTTTCCCTCCATTCCGTGGTGGTGCGTTACGTTACATTGATAGCATCGGTGTAGCCGAATTTGTGGCCTTAGCTGACAAGTATGCAGATTTAGGACCGCTATACCATCCAACTGAAAAACTTCGTGAAATGGCTAAAAATGGCCAGAAGTTCTTCGGTTAA
- a CDS encoding universal stress protein, which translates to MCYTHILVATDLAEDCHPVLERANAIAERFDCMLSFLHVVEPMSVAFGADVPMDLSLLQEQQTEQAREKLEAFTAGFPRITPDHCHLRVGQPKHEIHEMAREQKVDLIVVGSHGRHGLALLLGSTTNDVLSKAPCDVLAVALNKQETEDTE; encoded by the coding sequence ATGTGCTACACACATATTCTGGTTGCAACTGACCTTGCTGAAGACTGCCATCCCGTACTAGAGCGTGCCAATGCAATTGCCGAACGCTTTGATTGCATGTTGTCTTTTTTACATGTAGTTGAACCCATGTCCGTAGCCTTTGGCGCCGATGTACCGATGGACTTATCACTACTACAAGAGCAACAAACCGAGCAAGCACGGGAAAAGCTCGAAGCCTTTACAGCAGGTTTTCCACGGATCACCCCCGACCACTGCCATTTACGCGTAGGCCAGCCAAAACATGAAATTCATGAAATGGCCAGGGAACAAAAGGTTGATTTGATTGTAGTTGGCAGTCATGGACGCCATGGTCTAGCCCTGCTATTGGGCTCTACTACCAATGATGTGTTATCCAAGGCACCCTGTGATGTACTCGCGGTTGCCCTCAATAAGCAAGAAACAGAAGACACTGAGTAG
- the ggt gene encoding gamma-glutamyltransferase, with amino-acid sequence MQKTAKTFLYSSLFVALFSASVQAKQAPVITVDAAQQAAMRYDVEMDIFHPVYAKQGMVASEQMLATEVGLAILQQGGNAIDAAVAVGFALAVVLPNAGNIGGGGFMLLHDAKTGNNTALDFREVAPEKAHRDMYLDAQKNVIQGKSMYSHQAVGVPGTVAGLELALNKWGSMNLEQVLAPAIKLAEEGFVVSDTLAKILQAEADNLKKWPASKAIFFNGDAPLKSGERLVQKDLAQSLNKIAKEGSSAFYKGDIAKAIVAEMQKHGGMIQLQDLASYKAIERETISGEYRGYQVVSMPPPSSGGIHLLQILNILSHFPLAELGANSAESIRLIAEASKLAYADRSEFLGDPAFVQMPVQGLISKGYAQQLANSIKPNQVRPAAEIKPGQPQPFESDQTTHYSVVDQQGNMVGVTYTLNLNFGSGIVAEGTGILLNNEMDDFSAKPGVANAFGLVGGDANAIAAGKRPLSSMMPTFILKDNKPWMVTGSPGGARIITTVLQTVINSIDYGMNPAEAASVPRIHHQWQPDELRVEKGLSQDTLNLLNNWGYDVQTKASMGRTQTIQIRDDGFYGYSDPRNPDGGTLGY; translated from the coding sequence ATGCAAAAAACGGCAAAAACATTCCTTTATAGCAGCCTATTCGTAGCGTTATTTAGCGCTTCAGTACAGGCCAAACAAGCTCCTGTCATTACGGTTGATGCAGCGCAACAAGCCGCTATGCGTTATGACGTGGAAATGGATATTTTTCATCCGGTCTACGCCAAGCAAGGCATGGTTGCTAGTGAGCAAATGCTTGCCACCGAAGTTGGCCTAGCCATTTTGCAACAAGGCGGTAATGCCATTGATGCTGCGGTTGCGGTAGGTTTTGCCTTAGCCGTAGTGCTGCCTAATGCCGGCAACATTGGTGGCGGTGGCTTTATGCTGTTGCATGATGCCAAAACTGGTAACAATACTGCGCTCGATTTTCGTGAAGTAGCCCCGGAAAAAGCCCACCGTGACATGTACCTAGATGCACAAAAAAATGTGATACAAGGTAAATCTATGTATAGCCACCAAGCCGTTGGAGTGCCAGGCACCGTAGCTGGCCTTGAGCTCGCGCTTAATAAATGGGGCAGCATGAACCTTGAGCAAGTGCTAGCGCCTGCAATTAAACTGGCTGAAGAGGGTTTTGTGGTTAGCGATACGCTGGCAAAAATTTTACAAGCCGAAGCAGATAATTTAAAAAAATGGCCCGCCTCTAAAGCAATCTTCTTTAATGGCGACGCCCCTCTAAAGTCGGGCGAGCGCTTAGTACAAAAAGATTTAGCACAATCACTTAATAAAATAGCTAAAGAAGGTAGCTCTGCTTTCTACAAAGGCGATATTGCTAAAGCCATTGTCGCCGAAATGCAAAAGCATGGTGGCATGATTCAGCTGCAAGACTTAGCCAGCTATAAAGCCATTGAGCGCGAAACTATTTCTGGTGAATACCGTGGTTATCAAGTGGTCAGCATGCCACCACCCAGCTCAGGTGGCATCCACTTGCTGCAAATTTTAAATATTCTGTCGCACTTTCCGCTGGCTGAGTTAGGGGCTAATAGCGCCGAAAGCATTCGCTTAATTGCCGAAGCCTCTAAATTGGCCTATGCCGACCGCTCAGAGTTTTTAGGTGATCCCGCTTTTGTGCAAATGCCCGTCCAAGGCCTCATCAGCAAAGGCTACGCCCAGCAATTAGCCAACAGCATTAAACCTAATCAAGTTCGTCCCGCTGCCGAGATCAAACCTGGCCAACCGCAACCCTTTGAAAGTGATCAAACCACCCATTATTCGGTGGTGGATCAGCAAGGCAACATGGTGGGCGTGACTTATACGTTAAATCTTAACTTTGGCAGTGGCATTGTCGCCGAAGGCACCGGGATTTTGCTGAACAACGAAATGGATGACTTTTCCGCCAAACCCGGCGTCGCTAACGCCTTTGGTTTAGTCGGTGGCGATGCTAACGCGATTGCGGCTGGCAAACGTCCGCTATCTTCCATGATGCCCACTTTTATCCTCAAGGATAATAAGCCGTGGATGGTAACAGGCAGCCCAGGTGGGGCGCGAATTATCACCACCGTTTTACAAACCGTCATTAACAGTATTGATTACGGTATGAACCCAGCAGAAGCGGCATCAGTACCACGTATTCACCACCAATGGCAGCCTGATGAGTTACGGGTTGAAAAAGGCCTAAGCCAAGATACGCTAAACCTGCTCAACAATTGGGGCTACGATGTGCAAACCAAAGCCTCAATGGGCCGCACCCAAACCATTCAGATTCGTGACGATGGTTTCTACGGTTATTCCGATCCACGCAACCCAGATGGCGGCACCTTAGGCTACTAA
- the betT gene encoding choline BCCT transporter BetT, which produces MSETTVVQGKKATASQVNKTVFYSSAITCIALIVWTIAFPTSSQSILSTAMQGISDSFGWYYMAVVAAYCIFSVAVAFSRFGDIKLGRDHETPDFPFLTWASMLFAAGVGIGFLFFGASEPLAHYLAPPMGEGGTPEAAHLAITQTFLHWGLHGWGIYALMGMVLAFFAYRYNYPLALRSALIPVFGKKLTRGWLGHSVDTFGVVCTLLGIATSLGIGVLQVNAGMDYLFGIPTSQTTQAIIIVAVIAIAGISATTGVAKGVRRLSELNMLGALILVLALLFMGPTKFLLNALVQNIGDYFQTIVLKTFDMYAYEGEAVAKWRSSWTVFFWAWWVAWAPFVGLFIARISRGRRLRDFVFGVMLIPLGFVFVWFSIFGNTAIDLVNNGAVELGEVAVANPQMGLYKLFEHFPMPIVWSGFAMLIGMTFFITSADSGSLVLANLSSKSLGTGEDAPVWLRLFWAAATGLVTLGLLFTGEFGALQSVSVIAGLPFSLILLVYMIAMAKCLVREGNRMKAGRLNIMPAANMQDWRGRLNRIVNFPTRRKVQTFMMHKVHEAMESVQEALSTEGIESQIKIEEDKSGITFEVMHQEEVDFIYQVWLVESQKPSFVTEGENDEPEAYFRAEVFLREGSLDYDLVGYTQDQIINDILNHYERHMQFLHLER; this is translated from the coding sequence ATGTCAGAAACAACCGTTGTACAGGGGAAAAAAGCGACGGCTAGCCAAGTCAATAAAACGGTTTTCTACTCCTCTGCAATTACATGTATTGCGCTGATTGTATGGACGATTGCTTTTCCTACTTCGAGCCAAAGTATCCTTAGTACCGCGATGCAAGGTATTTCCGACTCGTTTGGTTGGTATTACATGGCGGTGGTAGCGGCTTATTGTATTTTCTCAGTAGCCGTGGCGTTTTCGCGCTTTGGGGATATTAAATTAGGTCGTGATCATGAAACGCCAGACTTCCCATTTTTAACTTGGGCCTCCATGTTATTTGCCGCAGGGGTTGGGATTGGCTTTTTATTCTTTGGTGCCTCTGAGCCCTTAGCGCATTACCTAGCGCCACCTATGGGGGAAGGGGGAACGCCTGAAGCCGCACATTTAGCTATTACCCAAACTTTTTTACATTGGGGCTTACATGGCTGGGGTATCTATGCCTTGATGGGGATGGTGTTGGCTTTTTTTGCCTATCGTTATAACTATCCATTGGCACTACGTTCAGCATTGATACCAGTGTTTGGTAAAAAGCTTACTCGAGGTTGGCTTGGGCATTCAGTTGATACCTTTGGTGTGGTCTGTACCTTATTAGGAATTGCTACGAGTTTAGGGATCGGCGTTTTGCAAGTGAATGCTGGTATGGATTACTTATTTGGGATTCCTACCAGTCAAACCACACAAGCGATCATTATTGTTGCAGTGATTGCCATTGCTGGCATTTCAGCCACTACCGGTGTGGCTAAAGGAGTGCGGCGCTTATCCGAGCTCAATATGCTGGGCGCTTTAATCTTGGTATTAGCCTTACTGTTTATGGGGCCCACTAAGTTTTTACTAAATGCATTAGTGCAAAACATTGGTGATTACTTTCAAACTATTGTGCTTAAAACCTTTGATATGTATGCCTATGAAGGTGAGGCAGTGGCGAAGTGGCGTTCCAGTTGGACCGTGTTTTTTTGGGCATGGTGGGTTGCCTGGGCACCTTTTGTAGGCTTATTTATCGCACGAATTTCCCGTGGTCGACGTTTGCGTGACTTTGTATTTGGGGTGATGTTAATTCCCTTGGGCTTTGTCTTTGTGTGGTTTTCTATTTTTGGTAATACCGCTATTGACTTGGTGAACAATGGGGCAGTGGAGCTTGGCGAGGTCGCCGTAGCTAACCCGCAGATGGGGTTATATAAATTGTTTGAGCACTTCCCGATGCCGATTGTCTGGTCAGGTTTTGCCATGTTGATCGGGATGACTTTTTTTATTACCTCTGCTGACTCAGGTTCGTTGGTATTAGCCAATTTAAGCAGTAAATCGTTAGGTACCGGCGAAGATGCGCCAGTGTGGTTGCGTTTGTTTTGGGCCGCAGCGACTGGCTTGGTGACTTTGGGTTTATTATTTACCGGTGAATTTGGTGCGTTACAGTCAGTATCAGTGATTGCAGGCTTACCGTTTTCGTTGATCTTGTTGGTGTATATGATCGCCATGGCGAAATGTTTGGTGCGTGAAGGCAATCGCATGAAAGCCGGGCGTCTCAATATTATGCCGGCGGCTAATATGCAGGACTGGCGCGGACGTTTAAACCGTATTGTAAACTTCCCCACGCGACGTAAAGTACAAACCTTTATGATGCATAAAGTGCACGAAGCTATGGAAAGTGTGCAAGAAGCATTAAGTACTGAAGGAATTGAGTCGCAAATTAAAATTGAGGAAGATAAAAGCGGTATTACATTTGAGGTAATGCACCAAGAAGAGGTCGATTTTATCTATCAGGTATGGTTGGTTGAGTCACAAAAACCAAGTTTTGTTACTGAAGGTGAAAACGATGAGCCAGAAGCTTATTTCCGTGCTGAAGTGTTTTTACGTGAAGGCAGTTTAGATTACGACCTTGTGGGTTACACCCAAGATCAAATTATTAACGATATTCTGAATCACTATGAGCGGCATATGCAGTTCTTGCATCTTGAGCGCTAA
- a CDS encoding ATP-binding cassette domain-containing protein: protein MALLKLTNISLAYGANPLLEGVSWQIDKGERVCIIGRNGTGKSSMLSIVRGTQLPDDGEVWRAPGLKIGELPQELPRADERTIFEVVAEGLEGVGELLTRYNQLSQNITTDEDLNQLMQVQQELEAKDGWRLQQLVDSTLSRLQLPAEKTLSELSGGWRRRVLLAQALVAEPDLLLLDEPTNHLDIGAIAWLEEALRNFNGAVLFITHDRTFLQNMATRILELDRGGLIDWNGDYQSFLEHKEQQLAAEEAAHALFDKRLAQEEVWIRQGIKARRTRNEGRVRELKAMRLERSQRRERQGTANMSLAAAEKSGKQVLVVDKISFAHPGGRELVKDFSMVIQRGDRIGLLGANGSGKTTLLKLLLGKLTPTQGTIEVGTKLEVAYFDQLRHQLDPEKTVMDNVAEGSDTLTINGQSKHVLSYLSDFLFSPQRSRTPVKALSGGERARLLLAKLFTKPANLLVLDEPTNDLDIETLELLEEVLSEFKGTVLIVSHDRSFLDNVATSTLVFDGTGHVREFIGGFDDWLRQGGSITQLGMTEKQIEKNSTASVTEPIAPVTAPTPVVKPATKKKLSYKLQRELDEMPQRIDQLEQQLTKLQEQTSDPAFYTQAPEATEPTLAALTETQQALDAAIERWAELEEMEG from the coding sequence ATGGCTTTGCTCAAACTAACCAATATTTCCCTCGCCTATGGTGCTAATCCTTTATTAGAAGGAGTTTCTTGGCAGATCGATAAAGGTGAACGGGTATGTATCATTGGTCGCAATGGGACAGGAAAGTCCAGTATGTTGAGCATTGTGCGGGGTACGCAGCTACCCGATGACGGTGAAGTGTGGCGGGCACCTGGTTTAAAAATTGGTGAATTGCCGCAAGAGTTGCCACGAGCGGATGAGCGAACAATTTTTGAAGTAGTGGCCGAAGGCTTAGAAGGGGTTGGTGAACTACTGACTCGCTACAACCAGCTCAGCCAAAATATCACCACCGATGAAGATTTAAATCAGCTGATGCAGGTACAGCAAGAGTTAGAAGCCAAAGACGGCTGGCGCTTGCAGCAGCTAGTTGATAGTACCTTAAGCCGATTGCAGTTACCTGCTGAAAAAACTTTAAGCGAGTTATCCGGTGGCTGGCGGCGTCGGGTGTTGTTAGCTCAAGCCTTGGTGGCAGAGCCAGATTTATTACTGCTCGATGAGCCGACCAACCATTTAGATATTGGCGCCATTGCTTGGTTAGAAGAAGCATTAAGAAATTTTAATGGGGCGGTGTTATTTATTACCCACGACCGAACCTTTTTACAAAATATGGCCACCCGCATCTTAGAGCTAGATCGTGGTGGCTTGATTGACTGGAATGGCGATTATCAAAGTTTTCTTGAGCATAAAGAACAGCAGTTAGCCGCCGAAGAAGCAGCACATGCTCTGTTTGATAAACGTCTTGCCCAAGAAGAAGTCTGGATCCGCCAAGGCATTAAAGCACGGCGTACCCGTAACGAAGGCCGAGTGCGTGAACTAAAAGCAATGCGTTTAGAGCGCAGCCAGCGTCGTGAGCGTCAAGGCACGGCGAATATGAGCTTAGCGGCTGCAGAGAAATCCGGTAAGCAAGTGCTGGTGGTGGATAAAATTAGTTTTGCCCATCCGGGTGGTCGTGAGTTAGTTAAAGACTTTTCCATGGTGATTCAGCGCGGTGACCGTATTGGCTTATTAGGTGCTAACGGGAGCGGTAAAACCACGTTGCTTAAGTTGTTGCTAGGTAAGTTAACACCGACCCAAGGTACTATCGAAGTGGGTACTAAGTTAGAAGTGGCTTACTTTGATCAGTTGCGGCATCAGTTGGACCCTGAAAAAACAGTTATGGATAACGTTGCTGAAGGCAGCGATACCTTAACCATTAATGGACAAAGCAAGCACGTTTTAAGTTATCTCAGTGATTTCTTATTTAGCCCGCAACGCTCGCGCACGCCGGTAAAAGCCTTATCCGGTGGTGAGCGTGCTCGTTTATTGTTGGCTAAGTTGTTTACGAAGCCAGCCAATTTATTGGTACTGGATGAACCAACCAACGACTTAGATATTGAAACTCTCGAGCTCTTGGAAGAGGTATTGTCTGAGTTTAAAGGCACTGTCTTAATTGTCAGTCACGACCGTTCGTTCTTAGACAACGTTGCAACCAGCACCTTAGTCTTTGATGGGACGGGGCATGTGCGTGAGTTTATTGGCGGCTTTGATGATTGGTTGCGCCAAGGCGGTAGCATTACCCAATTGGGCATGACGGAAAAGCAGATTGAGAAAAACAGTACGGCATCCGTCACTGAGCCTATTGCTCCAGTTACAGCGCCAACGCCAGTGGTTAAACCTGCTACAAAGAAAAAACTAAGCTATAAATTGCAGCGTGAGCTTGATGAAATGCCGCAGCGGATTGATCAGTTAGAGCAGCAGCTAACAAAGCTGCAAGAGCAAACTTCGGATCCGGCATTTTATACCCAAGCACCAGAGGCAACCGAGCCTACTTTAGCGGCACTGACGGAAACCCAGCAGGCACTTGATGCAGCGATTGAACGGTGGGCTGAGCTTGAGGAAATGGAAGGCTAA
- a CDS encoding DMT family transporter, translating to MQRGIFYAGLAGALWGFVFVVPSLLPDFNPLLLSTGRYIVYGILSALIILPKLIPLIQRLTRLDIQQLIWLSLSGNLVYYLLLASAVQLAGVATTSLIIGTLPVTITLAGRKDQGALSLRQLAWPLLLIMLGMLAVNISAFQQAANQQQPLHNTVLGILCAFGALFSWTRFAVNNTRYLKLSQFTSSEWSSLWGITTGLLSVLLLLIAGGLFPSQLLPELPQSRWLSFFAISLGLALFSSWLGNLLWNAASRRLPITLGGQLIIFETLFALLYGFVYAARWPSLTEIIAIALLISGVLWTVRKHR from the coding sequence ATGCAACGCGGGATATTTTATGCCGGACTAGCCGGAGCACTGTGGGGCTTTGTGTTTGTAGTGCCCAGCTTGCTACCTGATTTTAATCCGCTGCTACTTAGCACCGGCCGCTACATTGTTTACGGGATACTATCCGCGCTAATTATCCTGCCAAAGCTAATCCCGTTAATACAACGTCTCACCCGACTGGATATTCAACAGCTAATCTGGCTCTCGCTCAGCGGTAATCTGGTGTATTACCTGTTACTGGCCTCAGCGGTACAACTTGCTGGGGTAGCCACTACCTCTTTGATTATTGGCACGCTACCGGTAACCATCACCCTAGCCGGACGCAAAGATCAAGGGGCCTTGTCACTTCGACAATTAGCTTGGCCCTTGCTGCTAATTATGCTGGGCATGCTGGCGGTCAATATCAGTGCTTTTCAGCAAGCGGCTAACCAACAGCAACCCTTACATAACACAGTACTTGGTATTTTATGCGCCTTTGGTGCGCTCTTTAGCTGGACCCGCTTTGCCGTCAACAATACTCGTTATCTCAAATTGAGCCAGTTTACTAGCAGCGAGTGGTCGAGCCTGTGGGGCATCACCACCGGCTTACTGAGTGTGTTACTGCTGCTCATCGCTGGAGGATTATTTCCAAGTCAGCTCCTGCCAGAACTGCCACAAAGTCGCTGGCTAAGCTTTTTTGCCATCAGCTTGGGGCTGGCGTTATTTAGCTCCTGGCTGGGTAATTTATTGTGGAATGCCGCCAGTCGGCGTCTACCCATTACCTTAGGCGGCCAGTTAATTATTTTTGAAACACTGTTTGCTCTGCTCTACGGTTTTGTCTATGCCGCCCGCTGGCCTAGCTTGACGGAGATCATTGCCATTGCTTTATTAATTAGCGGAGTACTCTGGACCGTAAGAAAACATCGTTGA
- a CDS encoding acyl-CoA thioesterase: MNTDIRLEDFPLHCVEKLRFRDTDSQGHVNNAVFVTLLEVGRVEMLFDPKYQLVTENSAFVLAHLSMDYLAEMTWPGEVTIGTCVVNTGRSSLTLAQGLFQNGKCVATAKTVMVLIDTVERRPKAISDAAIAQLAQLTSIAN; the protein is encoded by the coding sequence ATGAATACAGATATTCGTCTTGAAGACTTTCCCCTACATTGCGTAGAAAAACTCCGCTTTCGTGACACGGACAGTCAAGGGCATGTTAATAACGCCGTATTCGTTACCTTATTAGAAGTCGGCCGCGTAGAAATGCTGTTTGATCCCAAGTATCAGCTGGTTACTGAAAATTCAGCCTTTGTCTTAGCCCATCTTTCCATGGACTATCTCGCCGAAATGACCTGGCCTGGCGAAGTGACCATCGGTACCTGTGTGGTCAACACTGGTCGCAGCTCACTGACTCTCGCCCAAGGACTCTTTCAAAACGGTAAATGTGTTGCCACCGCAAAAACCGTGATGGTGCTGATTGATACCGTAGAGCGCCGCCCAAAAGCGATTTCTGATGCCGCAATTGCTCAGTTGGCACAGCTAACCAGTATTGCTAACTAA